TCGACCATGGGCCCGGGCGTCAAGATCGAAGTCGGCTCGGTCACAGCAAGCCCGACTGCATAAGTTGATTGCCGGACCTCGGTCCGGCCACTGAAATTCCGGCCTCGCAAGGGGCCGGAATATTCCGGAGAAATCCGGAATCCTGTCCGAGATTGCAGGTGGTTTTCCCTTAATCACTTCGCCTGCATGAGACGGGTAAGACCCGAAATTCATGAAGTTCGCTTCTAGGAAATCGGTTCGAGCCTTGGATGCCTTGTGCCTCTTTAGCCTTGATTGGCGCGAGAGCGCGGGGGGACAGGATCCTCAAGCGTCGCTTGGGATCTCACATGATCCCGGGAGGCAAAAGGCAACCCGGCGGGCCCGTTTTCGGTCCCGCCAACTGGAGATAGGCAGTGGAAAGAGCGGAAAAACGCGAATTCGTCACGGAACTGAACGAAGTCTTCAAGGCTTCGGGCTCAGTTGTCGTGGCCCACTATGCTGGTGCCACAGTCGCGCAGATGAACGACTTTCGTTCGAAGATGCGTGCAGCTGGCGGTACCGTCAAAGTCGCGAAGAACCGCCTGGCCAAAATTGCCCTTCAAGGTACGGAAGCGGAAGGGATCACCGATCTCTTCAAGGGTCAGACGCTGATTGCATACAGCACCGATCCGATCACCGCTCCGAAGGTCGTCATGGATTTCGCCAAGACCAACGACAAGATCGTTGTGCTGGGCGGCGCCATGGGAACAACCACGCTCAACGCCGATGCAGTCAAGTCGCTTGCGACCCTGCCTTCGCTCGATGAGCTGCGTGCGAAGCTGCTGGGCATGATCCAGACACCGGCTACCCGCATCGCTGGGGTTGTTGCAGCACCGGCAAGCCAGCTTGCTCGCGTGTTCGCGGCTTACGCCAAGAAGGACGAAGCCGCTTAAGGCGGTTTTTCGCTGTTTATAATCAACCGGTTCGAACCGAACAAAAGGAACTAGTAAAATGGCTGATCTCGCAAAGATCGTTGACGACCTCTCCTCGCTGACCGTTCTGGAAGCTGCAGAACTGTCGAAGCTTCTCGAAGAAAAGTGGGGCGTTTCCGCTGCTGCTCCGGTAGCTGTTGCTGCCGCTGCTGGTGGTGCTGGCCCGGCTGTCGTTGAAGAAGAAAAGACCGAATTCGACGTCATCCTCGTCGAAGCCGGTGCCAACAAGATCAACGTCATCAAGGAAGTCCGCGCCATCACCGGTCTCGGCCTCAAGGAAGCCAAGGACCTCGTCGAAGGCGCTCCGAAGGCTGTCAAGGAAGGCGTCAACAAGGCTGA
This Rhizobium acidisoli DNA region includes the following protein-coding sequences:
- the rplL gene encoding 50S ribosomal protein L7/L12; this translates as MADLAKIVDDLSSLTVLEAAELSKLLEEKWGVSAAAPVAVAAAAGGAGPAVVEEEKTEFDVILVEAGANKINVIKEVRAITGLGLKEAKDLVEGAPKAVKEGVNKAEAADIKKKLEDAGAKADVK
- the rplJ gene encoding 50S ribosomal protein L10, which produces MERAEKREFVTELNEVFKASGSVVVAHYAGATVAQMNDFRSKMRAAGGTVKVAKNRLAKIALQGTEAEGITDLFKGQTLIAYSTDPITAPKVVMDFAKTNDKIVVLGGAMGTTTLNADAVKSLATLPSLDELRAKLLGMIQTPATRIAGVVAAPASQLARVFAAYAKKDEAA